The sequence TATACCCCCAACCCCAGGTGTCTTGTTTTGCTATTACACTCTGGCTGGATTTCTGTTCCCACAACCGgtttttctcccatttcctccttCATATTTGGGGTTCAGAAGAGCCACAGGCTGGCAGTCACTGGGGCCTAATGGTCAACTGTTAGGCTGGTTCAGGAAGTCCTGGTTTCCTTGAGGACAAGGCAACTCCCAGCCCTTCTTCGACTCTCAGTTCACCCCAGAACTACCGAACTCCCGCACTGTAGGGCCTGAGGGGAGAAGAGTCCAGAGCTGGACAGGCCAGGGAAGGACTGCTGGGTCCaagaaggcaggaaaaggggcatgtgtttctcttttgctctcctACAGCTGACAATTCCTCCCGGTCTTGCTCCTCTTGATCCTTCCTATAAAGGATAAAGTCTCCCTATCAACTTCCATATCCAGACAAGGACTATTCTTGCCCAGGCCCCTCCACGTGCTGGTCACACCAGGGAAGTATTAATCCCAGTCCTGACCCCTAATCTCACTTGGGCCTAGAGCCGAGTAAAACGAACAGGAAGTGCGCAGAAGTGCCCGTGAATTCGCACAGACAGCCCCAAATCTGCAGCCCTGAGAGAGTCCCCTCTGTCCTTCTGAAGACTGTCACTCCCTGCCTGCTGTGTCCCCCCTTGCACAGGATCCAGCCACTGTCTTGCTTTCGCCCCAAAGTTCGCTGCCTCTCCACTTTTCTTTGCAAGCGACCAGGGAGTGACTGACAACCTCCCCGATCGCTTTGCCCGCTTTAGACAAATTTCTGACCTCTCGGTCTCCCACCACAAGACCTGAAGGCCGGCAGGGTCAGTCGAGGCTGCAGCTGGGACGTGGCAGGGACCGAGTATCCCGTTTAGGCCTCTTCCCGGGGGGCTGCTTATACGCCCCGCGACCCCCACCCtggagcccggggtggggggagctggcgCCGAAGTTCTACTTACTCGTACCTTTCTTTGGCCTCCGCTGCCCGGTCGCGCTGCCGCCGGTTCTTGAACCAGTTGCTGACCTGCGTGGTGGTGAGGCCAGTGGCCTCGGCCAGCTCGCGCTTCTCGCGCGGTGAGGGGTAGGGGTTATGCGCGTACCACTCGCGCAGCACGCTGCGACTCTTTTCCTTGAAGCAGTAGCTGGTCTCCTCGCCGTCCCAGATGGAGCGCGGCAGCGGAAACTTGCGGCGCACGCGGTATTTGCCCACGGCGCCCAGGGGCCGGCCGCGCAGCTTCTCCGCCTCGATGTAGTGCGCCTTGAGCCACAGCTGCTGCAGCTTGGCGTGGTTGTGCGGCGAGAACTGGTGGCTCTCCAGGATCTTGTAGAGCTCGCGGAAGTTGCCGCGGTGGAAGGCCACCACCGCCTTGGCCTTGAGCACGCTCTCATTCTTGTGGAGGTGCTCGCAGGCGGGCAGCGACCACAGGAAGCGGCCCAGCCGCTCGATGTTGCCGCCCTGCTGCAGCACCTCGCACACGCACGCCACTTGCTCCTGCGTGAAGCCGAAGGTTGGCAGCATGGACATGGTGCCGGCTgcgcccccgcccgcccgcgcGCGCCCTCACCGCGCTGCGCTGTCCGGCATGGGCGCCTCCCGGCCGGGCCGTCCGCGCCGAGAGGCGGGCGGGGCTGCCCCCCCGGTCCCGCGCGGTCTCCCGGCGAACTCCGAGTCACTGCAGCCCGTCCCGGCGCCGGCCACAGCTGCCGCGCTCCTCCGCGCCCCCGCAGCCTTCGCGCCTCGCCTGCGCCCTCGTCCTAGCCCGGGGGTCGCCCGGGGCGCCGCTCCGCATGCTCCGCGCCCGCCCGCCGCTCCCTCGCTCGtttctcgctcgctctccctcccgTCTAGCTCGCTCGCtgcttttttaataatattattctaAGCGGGCATGAGGCGCGGCGGCCCGCGCCCTGATTGGTCTGGTTATCTGACCCGGGGCCTGCCCGCGCCAGACAATAGTCGGAGTCAAATTATTCGCCATGGAGACGCTGTCAGTCACTGGTAACCCGAGCCCCCGCGGGTCGGGCGGCTCCCCCCGGCCGGCTCCGCTGACAGATCGCCGGGCTCAGCGCAAAGCCGAGGGCGGCCCGAGACGCGAGCGGGAGGTGCTCCAAGAACCTTGGAGGAGGAGAGGACCGGGCGGGGGCCGGCGGCGGTGGTGATTGACGGGGCGGACGCCCAAAGAGCAAGGGAGGGGACGGGCACGGGAAGGGGGAGGCGGAGTGGAAAcgcaaggagaagaaaaggggaggaTCGAGGTGGGGAGGAAAGACGGGAGAGGAGAAGGCGGGGAACTGTTTAAGGGGGtgctgggaggaagaggagggtacCTCCAGGGGGAAGAAACTTAGAGCAGCTTTCTCGAGGCCCCACCGGGTGCCCTACCCCCACTCCAGGTCTTCAGCCTCCTCCCCGGCCTGCGTTTTGGGGATAGATTCTGCCCTGGAGCGGACCAGTAGGATGGGAGAGTTTGGACGTGCTTGGGCGCCTCTCAAAGATTTGGCTTTTCCTCCTGACAGCGCCCCGCCCCCATCCTAGGAACTCCGGACCTGGGCAGTCTtcgagggaaagggggagggagtgggagacagaagtGGAGAAGATTTGGCAGTGGCCGCAGGCGGACGCCTGAGAATCAACTTCTTGGAGGATCCcgcctttcctctctctgctaaCGCGGCCGGCTGCCCGGAGGTCGGTACCGCCCCAGCTCTGTGTTCTCTGCTCTTTGCCGGGCAGGGACTCACACTTAACCCCACGGGTCCCACGGCTCAGGAAACGCCAGGCACTAACTTGGGGCCTCTACGAAAAGTGACTCCTGTCTGCTGCGCCAGCAGTCTGCTCACGGGGAGGCGAGGGCATAGAGTCTAGGACGCCCGTGGCCTTCGCGGGTGGGTGGTCCGGGAGGGCAGAGTAGGCGCAAGACCCGTCCCACGCTCTGGCCTCTGAGCTCGGACTTGGCTTCGGGCATCTCCAGCCTGGGAACCAGATTTCCGAGCTCCGGAATAAGGGTCTTAAAAGGGGAATCCTGTTTTTTTCGTGTGTGTCTCTATAAGGGAGTGCATGGAAGCAGTGGGGCTGGTTCTCTGGGAGGCGGGCATGGAAAAGTAGGTGGAAGACCTGGAGTTGGAAGGCGGGGGAGAGGCGTGCTGCTGCTGTTTCTACGGTTTTGAAAAACCCGGGGCTTAACTTCTTCCCGGACTGTTCCTTTCCATTTCCGTTTCCTGGTCTTTGCTCTGAGCTGTTGGGAGGCCGTAAGTCAACTCTGCTTCCAGTTCCAGGACCCAGGCCAGCAGAGagtctgggctctgccctcagcttagAACTGTGGAACCTGTGTCTAGGCCACatatctcccccaccccatcctttaaaattttctctggAGGTTGTGCTAGGAGCACCAGATGGGCGTCCAGAACCTTGGGTTCAAGTTTTTGCTTTGCTTGGTGTCTATGAGAAAAGTCTGTGTTTATTTCATCTCCTTAGTGAGATTTCCAGAAGTTTCTCCCTGCTTCAGCAGTCTAGAAGTCCTCTGGGGGAGTTGCAGGCATGAAAGAGTGGAACCCTGGGACTCACCCTAAGACTTGCTTTTGGAGGCCTCCTGGGTGTGTGTTGTGAGATCAGGGCTGTAAAAGTAGGTTCCAAGCCAGTGCTAGGGACAGCTCCCTGTAGATGTGCAGGTAGTGTGTCTATTGGGTGGGAGGAGCCCTGCTGCATCCAGGCCACTCTTTCCCCAGTCCTGTGTGCTGCTACCCGGGATTCACACAACAGTCAGTCTTAGAGGCCTCTGAAAGACATGGCGAAGTATTTCTCCCTGGCTGCACTAATGTTCACAGTCTACCTTGCTGACCCCCAAGAATGGGCAGCCTACTCTTTCCAAGACCTCATCTTCAGCCACATGCTTAATGATAGGAAGTTGGTCCCAGCTCTCAACCATGGCCATCTTACATCTTGGCAAGGTCAGGCTGGGCTGAGAGGGAGTGGGGACCACTCACCACGTGAGTGGGCTTAGGCAGTAGATTCCTGATATAAGACTGGGCTTATGATCTGTTCCACTTCACTTTCTCCCACTAGTAATGAGGCTTGTGTGATCTTTCTTGTGTCCCTGCTGATTctgggcagggctgggtctgAAAATCCTCAGCTTGAAAAGGCAAGTGAATTTTGCAGCTTTAGCCTGAACTTCCACCATGAATCTACCCCTCCCTGGTCTGTTGGAACTTCAGGATTGAACTTCCCCCAGAGCTGGGTTCTGCCCTGGTCAGCTAAGGCATGTTTTCTGAaacttcagactccctgctctttCCAGCTTTGCCTTTTTTGGGACCCCTGGCTGCCAAGCCCCAGAGTCACTCGTGCCAAAAGCATAGCCGTGGACCTGGATAATATCATGTGTGCCATGTGAAAAGTCACCACAGAGCAAGCATGGAAAACCTGGAACACCATGACCCAATGTCTGGGATATGTATGTGCCTATGCCACcagctctccccttccctccataTTGTAGGAAACTGGCTCTAGCAGGTCTGGGCTAGAACCTCTTGTTAGCAGGGACAGCTGAGTGCCTGCCCTATAAAGGTTACAAGCTCAGCTAGGCTCTCCACCATCTGaagccccctccctgccttgccCCCTTGCTGGTAGTATTTGCCACAGGACAGAACACATGGCAGTATTTGGGTGAGGTGAGTTAAGGCAACCTTGGCTCCAGGTTCCAGTGCTCGGAGCAGCTGCTGGAGAAGCCTTGGTTCTAACCCACCCCAATCTATCCAATCCCATATTCCTTCCATCTGAAGACATGCTGTGGAGGCCTGCACTGGTCACTTCATCAGGCACAAATAAGACAGGCTCcatggtggggaaggggaaaaCTTGTAGGTAGGTGGAAATTTGGGACTCACTGAAATGTGTCCTTTCGCCTCCAAGGTGTGCTGGAGGTCTCATGGGATCACACTTTCTGGAAGGCAGCAGTGCAGGTACATAGGTGAGTTCACTGACAGACTGTCCCTGCCCCTTGCTCAGGTACAGTCTGGGGGCTTTTGTGTCTGGAGCTCCCCAGAGCAAGGCCCCAgcaaccaccccctcccccgcccccccagatGGCACCTGATGCCCAGTCCAGTGCTAGCATATTGCCCACTAACAGaacttctggggaaaggagaatgCAACCTCACCAGCCCCCTAGGGGCTTCCCTGACTTTGGGTTGAGGCCATTTGGGAAAGAAGGGGGTGATGTAAGGAGGAGCTGCTTGCAGGCTATTTCCAACACTAGCAGAGGAAGGAGTGAGGGGGCGGGGTGCTCGGTGTCAAAACGGAAGGCCAGAAACggttttttaaatctttactttTTCCAGTCTTTGCAGGCTGCagaccgcccccccaccccttacCCTGAGTCAGAACTTACTATGGCTTTGGAGCCACCAATCCCTGGGGACCTCCCCATAGCGCAGGTCGCACCAGGTTGGGACATCTGGGACATCGCTgccagggatgggggtggaggtggTGAGCGTCAGCGCCCCCTTTTCCCGCAGCACCCTAGCTGAGACCTGGCCTCCCACATCCGCCTAGACCGCTGCGCGTTTCGTTGCAAGCGGGCAAGCGGCGCAGGGCCGGTGTGCGCTGAGGCTTCCGCGGCCTCCCTGCCgcggggccctgggccctgggccctgggccccctCAGGTTGCATGgcggccctggggtggggggagggacctGAGTACCAGAGTAGTATTTGCAAAACCCGGCACTCCAGGGTTTTCTGTGTTGCCCAACGTTTGGGGGCAGTCAAGGCGCAGGCATTCCACTCACATAAATCTCCATTTCAGAAAGTGGCCCCCAAGGCACCCCATCCCCGGGCAAGTTTTCGCGCGCTGGACTCCCGGCGTTAGCCCTCCGGAAAAAGCGCGACTCGGGGCGTCGCCGACGCCAGATGTGCCTGGCACAGTCACAAGCCCCCCAGGGCCCGAGTAGCAGggtccctctctgagccttttgTTCCACACCCACGAGGCGGCCTAGAAGGCCCTCCCGCGACAACGGTTTGGAGGTCGCGGGCTCACAGGGATTCTTGTTCCAACGAAAAGAGTGAGAACTAGGGCTGGGGGCCCGTTTGGAGGCCGGCAAATCGGTGACTCAGCCCGAGAAGGCACCAGCACCGAGACAGACCAAGCGGGACCTAAGGCCGGTACCAAGGCCCAGGGCGCTGTCCGCCCTCGGATGGCGCCCGGCCTGGCTCTCTCGGCCTTCTCTCCCCGCCCGCGGTCCCGGTCAGGGCTGGAGTCCCTTCCTGCCTGCGCCACGCTCCCTCCCGGGCTGACAGGGGAACTGGCAGGGGACGCGGGGCCCCTTCGCCTGCGGAGAGGTTGGGGTGTGGGCACGGCGGGCCGGGCATCCGGGTGAGGCGGCCATACTCTCGGTTTTGGGTTAAGGAAGCAGCCTAAGTCCGCCGCCCGATTTTTgttcttgggtttttgtttgtttgtttgtttgtttttcttctttcttttgtgtggGTCCCAGAGGGCCTTTGCGTCCTTAAACCTGCCTTGGCCAGGTTTGCCCGAGAGAGCCCCCAAGCGGCAGGTCCCAGAGTCAGGGTCGTTGGGTGGGTGCGCAGTAGTCCCCAGGCCTctagtggaggagggagagggcgCCATGAGGGCCAGATGGTGCCTCAGTACCCACCGGCCGCCAGCACTAGCTGAACGTTTGCGCTGGCAGAGAGGCCACTAGAAGTAGGGCGCGTTGGGGATGTGCGCTCCCTCGGGGTACACTAGTTTGCCAGGGTCTGATCGCAGGACCCCTGGGGAACAGACACTGGCTTTTCACCCTGGTatctccatcacctctacccaccTCCGTGTCCCCCCCTCCGCCGGGAATCCGGATCTGCCTTGCACACAGTGGGTGCCCAGGAAATGTTTGAATGGATGCCTGAATGATCAGTGGAATTTGACTGACAGCTGCAACTGCGGAGTACCAGGCCAGTAGAAAAAACggcctttttcctcttcttttctcctgttcTTCTTTCCCAGCTCTCCTCTTTGTAGGGGAAGTCTCAGAGACATTTGCCGGCTTCCTCCAACCAGAAGCACTAGGAGCCAGAGAGTCTCTGTAGGGCCACATAGAAACTGCAGACTGAACTCGTGGCTGATAGAAATTCTTTTTAACTGCCTGTAGCGTTACCAGGTTCCCTTGGGTTGCAGGAAAGAAAGTTTTCTAAGTCGAGCTAGTCTAATTTTTCTGGGGCTGCTGTCTTTAGTTGCATTTCCTTAGTTACTTTACAAAAATCCTCTGTAGGCAACGTGTAGATCAGGTTTCCTATaagaagtgactttttttttttcttctttccattacCTGTGAGAAACTCTATCCGGGAGTAGGGATTCCTGGCTTGGCACTTCTCTCTCCCGCAGTATCTATTTTGATTAGCATTAATTACAATGCATCAACCCCACTCATCAGTGataccccctccccctggctagTGACTGCTCTTGGCTCTCCCGATTTGGGTGGCACCTAGGCAAGAGCGCACTCTCCCCCAGCCATTGGAAGCAGCCACACAGGGCTTTCCACCAAGTTCTGCATCTTTTAAAGGGAAGCTGAAAAAAGCCAGATTGTTCTTAACTTGGAAATCTAatactttattttgttgtctCCGTGAATTAAGGCTAAAATCCCGGGGCTGTTTCTGATCGAAGAATGTGTGCTAATTAATTTATGCACCGTGCTGTGAAAATGCTCTAATAAAGTCAGTAGAAACAAGATACAGCCCTGctggggagggcacagagcttAGGAAAACTTGTGCGCGAGGCTGTTGCAGAAGGACCAGGACAATGTCAGCCTCAAATAGATGTCCTCTGGTAGCACTGTGGCAATGAGTTTTTGATGATAGGTGTGGCTGGCCCTCTGGCAATTACCATCTTTGTTCCAAT comes from Neovison vison isolate M4711 chromosome 8, ASM_NN_V1, whole genome shotgun sequence and encodes:
- the SIX2 gene encoding homeobox protein SIX2, whose amino-acid sequence is MSMLPTFGFTQEQVACVCEVLQQGGNIERLGRFLWSLPACEHLHKNESVLKAKAVVAFHRGNFRELYKILESHQFSPHNHAKLQQLWLKAHYIEAEKLRGRPLGAVGKYRVRRKFPLPRSIWDGEETSYCFKEKSRSVLREWYAHNPYPSPREKRELAEATGLTTTQVSNWFKNRRQRDRAAEAKERENSENSNSNSHNPLAASLNGSGKSVLGSSEDEKTPSGTPDHSSSSPALLLSPPPPPGLPSLHSLGHPPGPSAVPVPVPGGGGADPLQHHHGLQDSILNPMSANLVDLGS